In Opitutaceae bacterium TAV5, one genomic interval encodes:
- a CDS encoding flagella basal body P-ring formation protein FlgA, with product MDTGFRLFDVGRRIPDTGRSRRLVAIVFALALSTAGQTSSADDVAGTAPAAPSATLLRRLADDIAAHFQASGELLLDWQRPQPALARLAPDTALRILEYPAALAPQMLVRVRLPSAPRQPADPARAAPPPADITLVVRAQLWRDGWLLPEPAARGDPVLPSALGIKRFDALRDRDAVPADSGADLLFARALPAGRLLVWRDVIRRPLVRRGQSVEISAGEGALLVTLRGIAMEDAGRGETVRIRNPESRKEFTALVVSESRAEVRF from the coding sequence ATGGATACCGGATTCCGGCTGTTCGATGTCGGACGCCGGATACCGGATACCGGACGTTCGCGGCGCCTCGTCGCGATTGTCTTCGCTCTCGCCCTGTCCACCGCCGGCCAGACATCATCCGCCGACGACGTCGCCGGCACCGCTCCCGCCGCGCCCTCCGCCACCCTGCTTCGCCGGCTCGCCGACGACATCGCCGCGCACTTCCAGGCCAGCGGCGAACTCCTGCTCGACTGGCAACGCCCCCAGCCCGCGCTCGCCCGCCTCGCTCCCGACACCGCCCTCCGCATCCTCGAGTACCCCGCCGCGCTCGCCCCGCAGATGCTCGTCCGCGTCCGCCTCCCCTCCGCGCCCCGGCAACCCGCGGACCCCGCGCGCGCCGCGCCGCCTCCCGCCGACATCACTCTCGTTGTCCGCGCCCAACTCTGGCGCGACGGCTGGCTCCTTCCGGAACCCGCGGCCCGCGGCGACCCCGTGCTGCCCTCCGCGCTGGGCATCAAGCGGTTTGATGCCCTGCGCGATCGCGACGCCGTGCCCGCCGATTCCGGGGCCGACCTTCTCTTCGCCCGCGCCCTCCCCGCCGGACGCCTGCTCGTGTGGCGCGATGTCATCCGCCGCCCGCTCGTCAGGCGCGGCCAGTCCGTCGAGATCTCCGCCGGCGAGGGCGCGCTCCTCGTCACCCTGCGCGGCATCGCCATGGAGGACGCCGGCCGCGGCGAGACCGTGCGCATCCGCAATCCCGAATCCCGCAAGGAATTCACCGCCCTCGTCGTCTCCGAATCCCGCGCCGAAGTCCGTTTCTAG
- the flgG gene encoding flagellar basal body rod protein FlgG (makes up the distal portion of the flagellar basal body rod) has protein sequence MNLSLYSAATGMEAQQMNLNTIANNLANVNTAGFKRSKIEFHDMLYQNPRNAGAETGNGNLLPTGIEIGNGSRISATSKVFTQGQLTSSGEKLDIAIQGEGFFEVQRPDGTTAYTRDGSFKQDNNGQIITSGGLVVLSGFQAVPNGTTDITVAETGDVTYVTPNGNETFRITLTRFANPAGLRSLGDNLYEETTASGTPEAGQPGEEGFGTTQQYYVESSNVNIVEEMVNLIVAQRAYEVSSKAIQTSDEMLQNVTELKR, from the coding sequence ATGAACCTCTCCCTCTACTCCGCCGCCACCGGCATGGAAGCCCAGCAGATGAACCTCAACACGATCGCCAACAACCTCGCGAACGTAAACACCGCCGGGTTCAAACGCAGCAAGATCGAGTTCCACGACATGCTCTACCAGAACCCGCGCAACGCCGGCGCGGAGACCGGCAACGGCAACCTCCTGCCCACCGGCATCGAAATCGGCAACGGCTCGCGGATTTCCGCCACCTCCAAGGTCTTCACGCAGGGCCAGCTCACCTCCTCCGGCGAGAAACTCGACATCGCCATCCAGGGCGAAGGATTTTTCGAGGTGCAGCGGCCCGACGGCACCACCGCCTATACCCGCGACGGTTCCTTCAAGCAGGACAACAACGGCCAGATCATCACCTCCGGCGGCCTCGTTGTTCTCAGCGGCTTCCAGGCCGTGCCCAACGGCACCACCGACATCACCGTCGCCGAAACCGGCGACGTCACCTACGTCACCCCCAACGGCAACGAAACCTTCCGCATCACGCTCACCCGTTTCGCCAACCCCGCCGGCCTGCGCAGCCTCGGCGACAACCTCTACGAAGAAACCACCGCCAGCGGCACGCCCGAGGCCGGGCAACCCGGGGAGGAAGGTTTCGGCACCACCCAGCAATATTACGTCGAGTCCTCCAACGTGAACATCGTCGAGGAAATGGTAAACCTCATCGTCGCCCAGCGCGCCTACGAAGTCAGCAGCAAGGCCATCCAGACCTCCGACGAGATGCTGCAAAACGTCACCGAGCTCAAACGCTGA